The following proteins come from a genomic window of Chryseobacterium glaciei:
- a CDS encoding aldo/keto reductase encodes MEYRKLGNTDLELSVITHGAFAIGGNMWGGNEKKDSIDSIHASLDHGVTSIDTAPFYGFGLSEEMIGEAIKGKDRSKIQLLTKFGLVWDGSNNGKGEFFFDANDDGKTLPVYKLASKENIIKEVEESLKRLGTDYIDLLQLHWPDNTTCICETMEAMELLIQQGKILSAGVSNYNVEQMQEANRTLNLASNQVSYSMLNRAIENDLVPYSLENNSGIIVYSPMERGLLTGKYFKEDKLKENDHRNGYFSQFDLNKVKTFLEKIEPIAQEKGATLSQLVLRWTTLQPAITVVLAGARNAQQAIENAKAMSFDLSQEELNFINAELGKL; translated from the coding sequence CATTACGCACGGAGCCTTCGCGATCGGTGGAAATATGTGGGGTGGAAATGAGAAAAAAGACTCTATAGATTCTATCCATGCTTCTTTGGATCATGGCGTAACTTCTATTGATACTGCACCTTTCTACGGTTTTGGATTGAGTGAAGAAATGATCGGAGAAGCCATCAAAGGAAAAGACCGTTCAAAAATTCAGTTATTAACCAAATTCGGTTTGGTTTGGGACGGAAGCAACAATGGAAAAGGAGAATTTTTCTTCGACGCTAATGATGACGGAAAAACGCTTCCTGTTTATAAATTAGCTTCAAAAGAAAATATCATTAAAGAAGTTGAAGAAAGTTTGAAAAGATTAGGAACAGATTACATTGATCTTCTACAGCTTCACTGGCCGGACAACACAACGTGCATCTGTGAAACCATGGAAGCTATGGAATTACTGATTCAACAAGGAAAAATTCTTTCAGCCGGAGTAAGCAATTACAATGTTGAACAAATGCAGGAAGCTAACAGGACGTTGAATTTAGCAAGCAATCAGGTTTCTTACAGCATGTTGAACCGCGCGATTGAAAACGATTTGGTTCCCTATTCTTTGGAAAATAATTCTGGAATTATCGTATACAGTCCGATGGAAAGAGGTCTTTTGACAGGAAAATATTTCAAAGAAGATAAGTTAAAAGAAAACGACCACAGAAACGGATATTTTTCTCAGTTTGATCTTAATAAAGTAAAAACATTCTTAGAGAAAATTGAACCGATTGCTCAGGAAAAAGGAGCTACTCTTTCACAGTTAGTTTTGCGTTGGACGACTTTACAACCCGCAATCACAGTTGTTTTGGCAGGAGCAAGAAACGCTCAACAAGCCATTGAAAATGCAAAAGCAATGTCTTTCGATTTATCACAAGAGGAATTGAATTTTATTAATGCTGAATTGGGCAAACTTTAG
- a CDS encoding carboxymuconolactone decarboxylase family protein: MSARVNIATAESAAYKAMMGLEGYLQTISLNHIQKELIKIRASQINGCAFCLDMHTKDAMKYGETPQRIYLLNAWREALELYTEEEQVLLAMTEEITLISQKGLTEETYYKANQLFDESQIAQIIMAIVTINGWNRIAISTHMPIAK; the protein is encoded by the coding sequence ATGAGCGCAAGAGTAAACATCGCGACAGCAGAATCAGCAGCTTACAAAGCAATGATGGGATTAGAAGGATATCTTCAGACGATTTCTTTAAACCATATTCAGAAAGAATTAATTAAAATCAGAGCTTCACAGATCAACGGATGTGCTTTCTGTTTGGATATGCACACAAAAGATGCGATGAAATATGGAGAAACTCCACAAAGAATCTATCTTTTAAATGCCTGGAGAGAAGCGTTGGAACTTTACACAGAAGAAGAGCAAGTATTGTTGGCAATGACGGAAGAAATCACTTTGATCAGCCAAAAAGGGCTTACAGAAGAAACGTATTATAAAGCAAACCAATTGTTTGATGAATCACAAATTGCCCAAATCATTATGGCAATCGTTACAATCAATGGTTGGAACAGAATTGCAATAAGCACGCACATGCCGATTGCAAAATAA
- a CDS encoding DoxX family membrane protein, producing MTGKKDFQFPQLFLRLAISVTMLSAVADRFGFWGKNSAWGNWENFEKYTQQLTSFLPESLSVFSAYFATFLEILFPLLLLIGFKTKIAAYGAGFLLLIFALSMTMALGVKAPLDYSVWVGSAGAFLLASQHQFSLSIDELIKKN from the coding sequence ATGACAGGCAAAAAAGATTTTCAATTCCCACAACTATTTTTAAGGTTAGCCATCTCTGTGACAATGCTTTCCGCAGTTGCCGACCGATTCGGATTTTGGGGTAAAAACTCAGCTTGGGGAAACTGGGAGAATTTTGAAAAGTACACCCAACAACTGACTTCTTTTCTTCCTGAAAGTTTAAGTGTATTTTCAGCTTATTTCGCCACTTTTTTAGAAATTCTATTCCCTTTATTATTACTTATTGGATTTAAAACTAAGATTGCAGCTTACGGCGCAGGTTTTTTACTACTCATTTTCGCTTTATCGATGACGATGGCTTTAGGAGTTAAAGCTCCTCTGGATTATTCTGTCTGGGTAGGAAGTGCGGGAGCGTTTTTATTGGCGAGTCAACATCAGTTTTCATTAAGTATCGACGAATTAATCAAGAAAAATTAA
- a CDS encoding Crp/Fnr family transcriptional regulator, translating into METFKAHLDKFITINDEEFASIISFFQVLKVKKKENLMLEGDVCKFKYFVLEGCLRKFFINEKGVEQTTEFAIETWWMSDTFAFEKQMKSSFNIQSVENSRILAIDYQSQELLLEKHPVMERYFRMVYQTAYAAAEKRIRYIYEMTKEEYYVHFSTLYPWFIQRIPQYLIASFLGFTPEYLSEIRAKLRS; encoded by the coding sequence ATGGAAACTTTCAAGGCACATTTAGATAAATTCATTACGATTAATGACGAGGAATTTGCTTCTATTATTTCTTTTTTTCAAGTTCTGAAAGTGAAAAAGAAAGAAAATCTGATGCTTGAAGGCGATGTCTGTAAATTTAAATATTTCGTCTTGGAAGGATGTCTGAGAAAGTTTTTTATCAATGAAAAAGGAGTAGAGCAAACCACGGAATTTGCTATCGAAACCTGGTGGATGTCTGATACTTTTGCCTTTGAAAAACAGATGAAATCAAGCTTTAATATTCAATCTGTGGAAAATTCCAGAATTTTGGCTATCGATTATCAATCTCAGGAACTTTTATTAGAAAAGCATCCTGTTATGGAACGCTATTTCAGAATGGTGTATCAAACTGCTTATGCAGCGGCAGAGAAAAGAATCCGTTATATTTATGAGATGACGAAGGAAGAATATTATGTGCATTTCAGTACCTTGTATCCTTGGTTTATTCAAAGAATTCCACAATATCTGATTGCTTCCTTTTTGGGTTTTACTCCGGAATATTTAAGTGAAATCAGAGCAAAATTACGTTCTTAA
- a CDS encoding DUF1304 domain-containing protein, whose product MDIVAKILIALVAIEHIYILWMEMFAWETKGKEVFKAALPAEMFKPTKGLAANQGLYNGFLAAGLIWSLLIEDPKWQTNVSLFFLSCVAIAGIYGAISATKRIFFVQALPAILGIIAVVLSNFFHLMQR is encoded by the coding sequence ATGGACATCGTTGCAAAAATTTTGATCGCCCTAGTCGCAATAGAACACATCTACATTCTTTGGATGGAAATGTTTGCGTGGGAAACAAAAGGAAAGGAAGTTTTCAAAGCTGCTTTACCTGCAGAAATGTTCAAGCCCACAAAAGGTTTAGCCGCTAATCAGGGACTTTACAATGGTTTTCTGGCTGCAGGATTAATTTGGTCTTTATTAATTGAAGATCCGAAATGGCAAACCAATGTTTCTCTGTTTTTCCTAAGTTGTGTCGCTATTGCCGGAATTTATGGCGCTATTTCTGCAACTAAAAGAATATTTTTCGTTCAGGCATTGCCCGCTATTTTGGGAATTATTGCTGTTGTTTTGAGTAATTTCTTTCATCTTATGCAGAGATAA
- a CDS encoding quaternary amine ABC transporter ATP-binding protein — MEKIENGRKVKLKVEDLTIIFGKNKEKAQELLDKGFSKKEILEKTGCTVGINKASFEIYEGEFFVIMGLSGSGKSTLLRCLNRLNEPTSGKVYINDDNITDKNNKELLEVRRTEMSMVFQKFGLLPHHNILDNAGFGLEIRGESKASRDKKAQKALDIVGLNGFENQFPSQLSGGMQQRVGLARALANDPEVLLMDEAFSALDPLIKSEMQDQMLELQDTLQKTIVFITHDLDEAIKIGDRIVIMKDGVIEQIGTAEDILTNPASDYVKAFVEKVDRKTIITAKSLMFDKATVVRFRKDGPEGALRKMRTTGLETLPVVDFQNKFLGFVTLNDVVRIAKKKEPTVESIINSNVPSVYAEATVEEMLPLISGSKSAIAVVDENNKFLGLVTQLSLIIEATKFNEEEIIELKEIANNQ, encoded by the coding sequence ATGGAAAAAATTGAAAACGGTAGAAAAGTAAAACTTAAAGTTGAAGATCTGACTATTATTTTTGGCAAAAACAAAGAAAAAGCACAGGAACTTTTAGACAAAGGTTTTTCCAAAAAGGAAATTCTTGAAAAAACGGGTTGTACTGTTGGAATCAACAAAGCTAGTTTTGAGATCTACGAAGGTGAATTTTTTGTCATCATGGGACTATCAGGAAGTGGAAAATCTACTTTGCTGCGTTGCCTAAACCGACTGAATGAGCCTACTTCAGGAAAAGTATATATCAATGATGATAATATTACCGATAAAAATAATAAAGAGCTTCTGGAAGTAAGAAGAACCGAAATGAGTATGGTATTCCAAAAATTTGGACTGCTACCCCATCATAATATTCTAGACAATGCAGGCTTCGGATTAGAAATCAGAGGTGAAAGTAAGGCTTCTCGTGATAAAAAAGCTCAAAAAGCATTAGACATCGTAGGTTTAAATGGTTTTGAAAACCAGTTTCCATCTCAACTTTCAGGAGGTATGCAACAGCGAGTAGGATTAGCAAGAGCATTAGCTAACGATCCTGAAGTTCTATTGATGGATGAAGCTTTCTCCGCCCTTGACCCTTTGATCAAATCTGAAATGCAGGATCAGATGCTTGAATTGCAGGATACATTACAAAAAACCATTGTCTTCATTACCCATGACTTAGACGAAGCCATTAAAATTGGAGACCGTATCGTCATTATGAAAGACGGTGTGATAGAGCAAATCGGAACAGCTGAGGATATTTTAACCAATCCTGCCAGCGACTATGTAAAAGCTTTTGTGGAAAAAGTTGACCGTAAAACAATCATCACCGCCAAATCTTTGATGTTCGACAAAGCTACCGTCGTACGTTTCAGAAAAGACGGTCCTGAAGGTGCCTTAAGAAAAATGAGAACAACCGGTTTGGAAACCTTACCAGTCGTGGATTTTCAAAATAAATTCTTAGGATTTGTAACGCTTAATGATGTTGTAAGAATCGCAAAGAAGAAAGAACCTACGGTAGAATCAATTATCAACAGCAATGTTCCGTCGGTTTATGCGGAAGCAACTGTTGAAGAAATGTTGCCGCTAATTTCCGGAAGTAAATCGGCCATCGCTGTGGTAGACGAAAACAATAAATTTTTAGGTCTTGTTACCCAATTATCTCTCATCATAGAAGCTACAAAATTTAACGAAGAAGAAATCATAGAATTAAAAGAAATCGCAAACAATCAATAA
- a CDS encoding ABC transporter permease, producing MNKTIDIGQYVETAINWLTENGKPVFDVIKHVGNSSIMGIEWALVNTPFYVIILLFTLLAWWKAGKGIAIMTVTGLTLIFLMGLWRETMETLALIFVATITALVISVPLGIWAAKSKLAAKIIRPMLDLMQTMPAFVYLIPAVLFFSIGKVPGAFATIIFAMPPAVRLTTLGIEAVPKDIVEAARAFGATNRQILFKVELPLAMQTILAGINQTILLSLSMVVIAGMIAAGGLGEKVLEGINNLDIGLGFESGLSVVILAIILDRITQGFVKKKQ from the coding sequence ATGAATAAAACTATAGATATTGGTCAATATGTAGAAACTGCAATCAATTGGCTCACAGAAAATGGGAAACCTGTATTCGATGTCATAAAACATGTAGGAAACTCCTCAATCATGGGAATTGAATGGGCTTTGGTAAACACTCCATTTTATGTTATCATTCTCCTTTTTACATTATTGGCATGGTGGAAAGCCGGAAAAGGCATCGCTATTATGACCGTAACCGGACTTACTTTAATATTTTTAATGGGATTATGGAGAGAAACCATGGAAACCCTGGCCCTTATTTTTGTCGCAACCATTACCGCGTTGGTCATCTCTGTTCCTTTGGGAATTTGGGCGGCTAAAAGTAAATTGGCTGCAAAAATCATCCGCCCGATGCTGGATTTAATGCAAACAATGCCTGCATTCGTTTATCTAATTCCTGCTGTATTATTTTTCAGTATCGGTAAAGTTCCGGGAGCCTTTGCAACTATTATTTTTGCAATGCCGCCAGCCGTACGATTAACGACCTTGGGAATTGAAGCAGTTCCGAAAGATATTGTAGAAGCAGCACGAGCTTTTGGAGCTACCAACCGCCAGATTCTATTTAAAGTAGAACTTCCTTTAGCCATGCAAACTATTTTGGCAGGGATTAACCAAACGATACTTTTATCATTATCCATGGTCGTTATTGCCGGAATGATTGCCGCAGGTGGTTTAGGTGAAAAAGTGTTGGAAGGAATTAATAATCTGGATATAGGATTAGGATTTGAAAGTGGATTATCCGTGGTGATTTTAGCCATTATTCTAGACCGAATTACTCAAGGATTTGTAAAGAAAAAACAATAA
- a CDS encoding glycine betaine ABC transporter substrate-binding protein, whose translation MKELKYLFFPILIAIFGVLNSCENIKNSKYITIGMVDGWAEDVAMTHVAKAVLDEQGYHVIIQKASTDMILASMNNEDTDLFMGVWLPYTHAKKVAKFPGLINLGTNYDNGRIGLVVPEYVPINSIEELNQHQDQFNHRIIGIEKGAGLTSGTDKAIIDYQLDYKQINSSTIAMITELQNAIKRKEWIVVAGWQPHWMFGKMKLKFLEDPKKTFGEAEQIKTYSRKSFVKDHPELAKFFSKVHFDDENMADLLTKMEDSKDKEATAKKWVEDHSELVKLWLDKN comes from the coding sequence ATGAAGGAATTAAAATACTTATTTTTTCCAATTTTAATAGCCATATTTGGTGTATTAAATTCATGTGAAAATATAAAAAACTCTAAATATATAACCATCGGAATGGTAGACGGCTGGGCAGAAGACGTCGCTATGACACACGTTGCCAAAGCCGTTCTGGATGAGCAAGGATATCACGTAATTATTCAGAAAGCTTCAACAGATATGATTTTGGCTTCGATGAATAATGAAGATACAGACCTTTTCATGGGAGTTTGGTTGCCTTACACGCATGCTAAAAAAGTTGCTAAATTTCCGGGATTAATTAACCTCGGAACCAATTATGACAACGGCCGTATAGGATTGGTGGTTCCTGAATATGTCCCGATTAATTCGATAGAAGAATTAAATCAGCATCAGGATCAATTCAATCACAGAATCATTGGAATTGAAAAAGGTGCCGGATTAACATCTGGAACGGATAAAGCCATTATTGATTATCAACTGGATTATAAACAAATCAATTCCTCCACCATTGCCATGATTACGGAACTACAAAATGCGATCAAACGTAAAGAATGGATTGTTGTAGCGGGATGGCAACCCCACTGGATGTTTGGAAAAATGAAGCTTAAGTTTCTGGAAGATCCAAAAAAGACATTTGGAGAAGCAGAACAGATTAAAACCTACAGCAGAAAAAGCTTTGTCAAAGATCACCCAGAATTGGCAAAATTCTTTTCTAAAGTACATTTTGATGATGAAAATATGGCTGATCTTTTAACTAAAATGGAAGACAGTAAAGACAAAGAAGCCACGGCTAAGAAATGGGTGGAAGATCATTCTGAGCTTGTGAAATTATGGTTGGATAAAAATTAA
- a CDS encoding thiol:disulfide interchange protein, producing MKNFKIFLFLMFVPCLCLSQIKTGTFSDLEILQKETPKPTIIHLYTDWCAVCKIESFQLNKSKDLVKMINDNFYFINFEAEKTKDNINFQGKEFNYLPNGNSGIHELALALSKNKKQPVYPLWIILDSKQNLVYYHEGEFKPEIMKQKLLEIFAL from the coding sequence ATGAAGAATTTCAAAATATTTTTATTTTTAATGTTTGTGCCTTGTCTTTGTCTCTCGCAGATAAAGACAGGCACTTTTTCTGACTTGGAAATTCTACAGAAAGAAACGCCAAAACCTACCATTATTCATCTTTATACAGATTGGTGTGCAGTGTGTAAGATTGAATCTTTTCAATTAAATAAAAGCAAGGATTTGGTTAAAATGATCAATGACAATTTTTATTTCATCAATTTCGAAGCGGAAAAAACGAAAGATAATATCAATTTTCAGGGAAAAGAATTCAATTATTTGCCGAACGGAAATTCAGGAATTCATGAATTGGCGTTGGCTTTATCTAAAAATAAAAAACAGCCTGTTTATCCGTTGTGGATTATTTTAGATTCAAAACAAAACTTGGTGTATTATCATGAAGGAGAATTTAAACCTGAAATAATGAAGCAGAAATTGTTGGAAATTTTTGCTTTGTAG
- a CDS encoding TonB-dependent receptor plug domain-containing protein: MKRILFSAIFFSGYCFSQETDSLNINQSKKVDSVKISQREERTKLIDDVVITGTIKPISRSKSPVAVEIYSQKFFQKNPTPNIFEAIAMVNGVKPQLNCSVCNTGDIHINGLEGPYTMILIDGMPIVSSLSTVYGLSGIPNSLIERVEVVKGPASSLYGSEAMGGVINIITKNALTAPKLSVDLMTTSWGENNLDLSTKFNFGKNVASLLSLNYFSFNEKIDQNKDNFTDSALQNRISVFNKWNFQRKENRMASFALRYLYEDRFGGEMQWNKSYRGSNEVYGESIYTNRVEAFGMYQWPMKENIITQFSYNFHDQNSFYGSNPFDATQKVAFVQTYWDKKLGSHDLIAGVTYKRTFYDDNTPGTLSGDGVTNEPMKSPILGAFIQDQWEINDKNTLLLGYRYDYDRIHHSVHSPRFAWKFSPNPYHTLRFNFGTGFRVVNLFTEDHAALTGSREVVIKANLKPERSINGNLNYVWKIPVGGKLINLDASAFYTYFSNKIVGDFDTDPQKIIYDNLHGYGISRGASVNVDFSFSFPLSVNLGVTYLDVYQKFDGEEEKVQQLHAPKWSGTYSLTYKFSNNLVIDFTGQFYGPMRLPVLPNDYRPEYSPFYTLANIQVSKSFKSGFEVYCGVKNLFNFTPKDPLMRPFDPFDKHVDDPINNPNHYTFDTTYGYAPMQRIRGFLGVKYTLK, encoded by the coding sequence ATGAAGCGAATATTATTTTCTGCCATCTTTTTTTCAGGCTATTGTTTTTCACAGGAAACGGATAGTTTGAATATAAATCAATCAAAAAAGGTTGATTCTGTAAAAATTTCACAACGGGAAGAAAGGACAAAACTGATCGATGATGTTGTGATTACCGGAACCATAAAACCGATCAGCAGATCTAAAAGTCCGGTGGCAGTGGAAATTTACAGTCAGAAGTTTTTTCAGAAAAATCCGACTCCAAATATTTTCGAGGCTATTGCAATGGTAAACGGCGTAAAACCTCAATTAAATTGTTCGGTTTGTAATACGGGAGATATTCACATCAATGGTTTGGAAGGGCCTTATACGATGATCTTGATTGATGGAATGCCAATTGTAAGTTCGCTTTCTACCGTGTATGGTTTAAGCGGAATTCCGAATAGTTTGATTGAAAGAGTTGAGGTTGTAAAAGGCCCTGCATCTTCTCTTTATGGATCTGAAGCGATGGGCGGAGTCATTAATATTATCACAAAAAATGCTTTGACCGCTCCAAAATTGAGTGTCGATCTTATGACAACAAGTTGGGGAGAAAATAATCTGGATCTTTCAACAAAATTTAATTTTGGAAAAAATGTCGCTTCATTATTAAGTTTAAATTATTTCAGTTTTAATGAAAAAATAGATCAAAATAAAGATAATTTCACAGATTCGGCTTTACAAAATAGAATTTCAGTTTTCAATAAATGGAATTTCCAAAGAAAGGAAAACAGGATGGCGAGTTTTGCACTGAGATATTTGTATGAAGACCGTTTTGGTGGAGAAATGCAGTGGAATAAATCTTACCGAGGAAGCAATGAAGTGTATGGTGAAAGTATTTATACGAATAGAGTAGAGGCTTTCGGGATGTATCAATGGCCGATGAAAGAAAATATTATTACTCAGTTTTCATATAATTTTCATGACCAAAATTCTTTTTATGGAAGTAATCCGTTTGATGCCACACAAAAAGTAGCCTTTGTTCAGACGTATTGGGATAAGAAATTGGGAAGTCATGATTTGATTGCTGGGGTTACTTACAAAAGAACTTTTTATGATGACAATACACCCGGAACTTTATCCGGAGACGGAGTGACGAATGAGCCGATGAAATCGCCGATTTTGGGAGCTTTTATTCAGGATCAGTGGGAGATTAATGATAAAAATACGTTGTTGTTGGGTTATCGATATGATTACGATAGAATCCATCATTCTGTGCATTCACCGAGGTTTGCGTGGAAATTTTCTCCGAATCCTTATCATACGTTGCGATTTAATTTTGGGACAGGTTTCCGAGTGGTAAATTTATTTACAGAAGACCATGCAGCTTTGACTGGATCCCGTGAAGTGGTAATTAAAGCTAATTTAAAACCAGAAAGATCAATCAATGGAAATTTAAATTATGTCTGGAAAATTCCTGTTGGAGGCAAGTTAATTAATTTGGATGCTTCTGCATTTTACACCTATTTCAGCAATAAAATTGTCGGTGATTTTGATACAGATCCTCAGAAAATCATTTACGATAATCTTCACGGATACGGCATTTCAAGAGGTGCTTCTGTGAATGTTGATTTCAGTTTCAGTTTTCCTTTGAGTGTTAATTTGGGAGTGACCTACCTTGATGTTTATCAAAAATTTGATGGAGAAGAAGAAAAAGTTCAACAGCTTCATGCTCCAAAATGGAGCGGAACGTATAGTTTGACCTATAAATTTTCAAACAATTTAGTGATTGATTTCACTGGACAGTTTTATGGCCCGATGCGATTGCCTGTTTTACCGAATGATTACCGACCGGAATATTCTCCGTTTTATACGTTGGCGAATATTCAGGTTTCCAAAAGTTTTAAATCTGGGTTTGAAGTGTATTGCGGAGTGAAAAACCTCTTCAATTTTACTCCGAAAGATCCGTTGATGAGACCGTTTGACCCTTTTGATAAGCATGTTGATGATCCGATCAACAATCCTAATCATTATACTTTTGATACCACTTACGGATATGCTCCGATGCAGAGAATTAGAGGGTTTCTGGGTGTAAAATATACTTTGAAATAA
- a CDS encoding homogentisate 1,2-dioxygenase, with the protein MRYNQSGKIPPKRHTIFKSPEDKFYYEQLFGTEGFHGISSLLYHIHRPTQIKSIGEPKDVTPKIAVDKNVTPRMFKGMNVTPEDDFLDSRKILLVNNDLKMGLAKPRKSMDYFYKNAECDELLYAHNGSGVLKTFVGNLDFSVGDYLIIPRGTIYQVELNSDDTVFFVVESHSPIYTPKRYRNEFGQLLEHSPFCERDIIAPTFVEPKDEKGEFLIKVKKENQITDFIYATHPFDVVGWDGYFYPYKFNIKNFEPITGRIHQPPPVHQTFEAHNFVVCSFCARMYDYHPMAIPAPYNHSNIDSDEVLFYTEGDFMSRNHIDLMDFTLHPGGIVHGPHPGAMERSIGKKFTEEYAVMVDPFRPLKITEEAMKVEDPSYKTSWLEE; encoded by the coding sequence ATGCGATATAACCAGTCGGGAAAAATCCCACCAAAAAGACATACTATTTTTAAGTCTCCGGAAGATAAATTTTACTACGAACAGCTTTTCGGAACGGAAGGTTTTCATGGAATCTCCTCATTGCTATACCATATTCACCGTCCGACTCAGATAAAATCTATTGGGGAACCAAAAGATGTAACTCCGAAAATCGCCGTTGATAAAAACGTAACGCCAAGAATGTTTAAGGGAATGAATGTAACTCCTGAAGACGACTTTTTGGACAGCCGCAAGATACTTTTGGTGAACAATGACCTTAAAATGGGATTGGCAAAACCAAGAAAATCGATGGATTATTTCTACAAAAATGCAGAATGTGACGAACTTTTATATGCTCATAACGGAAGCGGAGTTTTGAAAACTTTTGTAGGAAATCTGGATTTTTCTGTTGGTGATTATCTGATTATTCCGAGAGGAACAATTTATCAGGTTGAATTAAACTCTGACGACACCGTTTTCTTCGTAGTGGAAAGTCACTCTCCTATTTACACTCCAAAAAGATACAGAAACGAGTTCGGGCAGCTTTTGGAGCATTCTCCATTCTGCGAAAGAGACATCATCGCACCGACTTTTGTTGAACCTAAAGACGAAAAAGGAGAATTTTTAATTAAAGTAAAAAAAGAAAATCAAATCACCGATTTCATCTACGCAACGCACCCATTTGATGTTGTAGGCTGGGATGGTTACTTTTATCCTTATAAATTTAATATTAAAAACTTCGAACCGATTACAGGAAGAATTCACCAACCGCCACCAGTTCACCAGACTTTTGAGGCACATAATTTTGTGGTTTGTTCGTTCTGTGCAAGAATGTATGATTATCATCCGATGGCAATTCCTGCACCTTACAATCACTCAAATATTGATTCTGATGAGGTTTTATTCTACACAGAAGGAGATTTCATGAGTCGTAATCATATCGATTTAATGGATTTCACGCTTCATCCGGGAGGAATCGTTCACGGTCCTCACCCAGGTGCTATGGAAAGAAGTATCGGAAAAAAATTCACAGAAGAATATGCGGTGATGGTCGACCCTTTCCGTCCTTTGAAAATTACTGAAGAAGCAATGAAAGTGGAAGATCCTTCATATAAAACTTCTTGGTTGGAAGAATAA